The window GGCATGAAGGGCGTCTTCGCGCGGCTGCTCTTCATCGCCGCGATCATCTTCTCGCTCCCGCCCCTGGCGTTTCTTGCCGCCGGCGTCACCGCCCCTGCGCAGTTCGTCGTGGAACGCGAGAAGGAAGTGCTTGCCCCGCCCGGCCGCGTCTGGCAGGTGGTCACGGACTGGACCGCCCTGGCTGGCGGCATGAACAAGATGATGCCCAAGGTCGGCAACCGGAAGGTCCTGGGCGGGACCGAACCGGCCGCCGGGCGCGTCGTGCGCTATCCGCTGGAGGACGGGCGCGACTGGGATCAGCGCATCCTCGCGTG of the Candidatus Tanganyikabacteria bacterium genome contains:
- a CDS encoding SRPBCC family protein gives rise to the protein MKGVFARLLFIAAIIFSLPPLAFLAAGVTAPAQFVVEREKEVLAPPGRVWQVVTDWTALAGGMNKMMPKVGNRKVLGGTEPAAGRVVRYPLEDGRDWDQRILAWDPPRKYEFRNDKGVSAGMPGDVTMHFDLAPAPGGFTKVRYRITVRPEGFVNRSLTHIFGIWLGTLRGYEDALLEVVKTKSEATGG